The following proteins are co-located in the Microbacterium sp. Clip185 genome:
- a CDS encoding fatty acid desaturase family protein, whose translation MVRETGLLRRAPWFYAVVGAALALAFGGAVTGFILLGDSWFQLLIAAALGLIFTQVAFLGHEAAHRQILATGPANDRLARVLIGIVGTSYSWWDSKHSRHHANPNRVGKDPDIELDTISFLDEDAASARGLRRLITRKQGWFFFPLLTLEGLNLHFLSVKHLLSRGPIKGRGIELALIGARFAVIFAAVFLVLPLGMAFAFLGVMFAVFGVYMGASFAPNHKGMPIIDPDAKLDFFSKQVRTSRNIRGGWWATALMGGLNYQVEHHLFPSMARPHLAKTREIVRDFCSANDVPYTETSLVRSYAIVIEYLNRVGLAAGDPFDCPVTAQYRRV comes from the coding sequence GTGGTACGCGAGACGGGGCTCCTTCGACGCGCGCCCTGGTTCTACGCCGTCGTCGGAGCAGCCCTCGCGCTCGCGTTCGGCGGCGCCGTCACCGGCTTCATCCTCCTCGGCGACAGCTGGTTCCAGCTGTTGATCGCAGCCGCACTGGGGTTGATCTTCACCCAGGTGGCTTTCCTCGGCCACGAAGCAGCTCACCGTCAGATCCTCGCGACAGGCCCCGCCAACGACAGGCTCGCCCGTGTCCTCATCGGCATCGTCGGCACCAGCTACTCGTGGTGGGACTCCAAGCACAGCCGCCACCATGCGAACCCGAACCGGGTCGGCAAGGACCCGGACATCGAGCTCGACACGATCTCGTTCCTCGACGAGGATGCGGCCTCGGCCCGCGGTCTGCGGCGCCTCATCACACGCAAGCAGGGATGGTTCTTCTTCCCGCTGCTGACACTCGAAGGTCTGAACCTGCACTTCTTGAGCGTGAAGCACCTGCTCTCGCGTGGACCGATCAAGGGCCGGGGCATCGAACTCGCCCTGATCGGTGCACGCTTCGCTGTCATCTTCGCCGCCGTCTTCCTCGTGTTGCCACTGGGTATGGCGTTCGCCTTCCTGGGTGTCATGTTCGCCGTCTTCGGCGTGTACATGGGTGCGTCGTTCGCTCCGAACCACAAAGGCATGCCCATCATCGACCCGGACGCGAAGCTGGACTTCTTTTCCAAGCAGGTGCGCACCTCGCGCAACATCCGCGGCGGATGGTGGGCCACGGCCCTCATGGGCGGGCTCAACTACCAGGTCGAGCACCACCTCTTCCCGAGCATGGCGCGCCCGCACCTGGCGAAGACCCGCGAGATCGTGCGGGACTTCTGCAGCGCCAACGACGTGCCCTACACGGAGACCTCGCTCGTGCGGTCGTACGCGATCGTGATCGAGTACCTCAACCGGGTGGGCCTTGCGGCCGGCGACCCCTTCGACTGCCCCGTGACAGCGCAATACCGCCGGGTCTGA
- a CDS encoding HNH endonuclease signature motif containing protein, whose translation MAVSGFVGFSDAHQARLAEIARAAREADAALAATQARMSRVLAAAEDLARDVASSASGAARGREMAQRSIAAEIGAVLRLSDRTVQRRMGAAAELADDYPATLAAWEAGRIHAGHVRTITDAGAALPSERRSAFDVRALGVCESETPGRARRVLTMVAERLHPRSLTDRYVDAREMRGVSVAPLGNGMSHLGIDAPTVLVDGAYDRATRMARTLIDLRAQAIARVRDARATGTPIEPTDEILASDDRTMEQLRADIMADLLLTGDPAVGAALPGDGPGTLGAIRAHVQVVVPVLTLLTGDGAAEIAGREPIDAETARRLAGGTGAWDRILTDPLSGRTLGSDRRLAPPDLRRWVQARDQHCRFPGCTVPAIRCEIDHVVDWAKGGRTVPDNLQALCQRHHSMKQFTGWRVALRESGVVAWTSPLGETYTDASPAPAVSFSVDEPEPPWADSA comes from the coding sequence ATGGCAGTTTCCGGGTTCGTCGGATTCAGCGACGCGCATCAGGCGCGCCTCGCAGAGATCGCTCGCGCAGCGCGCGAGGCGGATGCGGCGCTGGCTGCGACACAGGCGCGCATGAGCCGCGTGCTCGCCGCGGCGGAGGACCTCGCCCGTGATGTCGCCTCCAGTGCGAGTGGGGCTGCGCGTGGTCGCGAGATGGCTCAGCGGTCGATAGCAGCGGAGATCGGGGCAGTCCTGCGACTGTCGGATCGCACCGTACAGCGGCGTATGGGTGCCGCTGCAGAGCTCGCCGACGACTATCCCGCGACGCTCGCGGCGTGGGAGGCGGGCCGCATCCACGCGGGTCACGTACGAACGATCACCGACGCGGGGGCCGCGCTGCCGAGTGAGCGCCGCTCCGCCTTCGACGTGCGTGCGCTCGGAGTCTGCGAGAGCGAGACGCCAGGCAGAGCGCGACGGGTCCTGACGATGGTCGCCGAGCGGTTGCATCCCCGCTCGCTCACAGATCGCTATGTCGATGCCCGCGAGATGCGGGGCGTTTCCGTCGCACCGCTCGGCAACGGCATGAGCCACCTCGGCATCGACGCGCCCACCGTGCTGGTCGACGGCGCGTACGATCGTGCGACGCGAATGGCGCGCACCCTGATCGATCTGCGTGCCCAGGCGATCGCACGGGTGCGTGATGCACGCGCGACCGGCACCCCGATCGAACCCACCGACGAGATCCTGGCATCCGACGACCGCACCATGGAGCAGCTGCGCGCGGACATCATGGCCGACCTGCTCCTGACGGGTGACCCCGCGGTGGGCGCGGCGCTCCCGGGCGACGGCCCCGGCACGCTCGGTGCCATTCGCGCGCATGTCCAGGTGGTGGTGCCGGTGCTCACCCTGCTGACCGGCGACGGCGCGGCGGAGATCGCGGGACGGGAGCCCATCGACGCCGAGACCGCCCGTCGCCTGGCCGGCGGTACGGGGGCATGGGACCGGATCCTCACCGATCCGCTGTCGGGGCGAACGCTCGGCAGCGATCGGCGCCTCGCACCGCCCGATCTGCGCCGCTGGGTGCAGGCCCGCGACCAGCACTGCCGCTTCCCGGGTTGCACGGTCCCCGCGATCCGCTGCGAGATCGATCACGTGGTCGACTGGGCGAAGGGCGGCCGCACCGTCCCCGATAATCTGCAGGCGCTGTGTCAGCGCCATCACTCCATGAAGCAGTTCACGGGGTGGCGGGTGGCTCTGCGCGAGAGCGGCGTCGTGGCGTGGACCTCGCCCTTGGGAGAGACCTACACCGATGCTTCACCCGCACCCGCCGTCTCCTTCAGCGTCGACGAGCCGGAGCCCCCATGGGCAGACTCGGCGTGA